Proteins encoded by one window of Dryocola sp. LX212:
- the napD gene encoding chaperone NapD, with the protein MQTSWHVCGLVVQAHPQHIATVSAALSELDGSEVAVSDAEHGKLVVVMEAAQSDVLLRQIESARNIANVLAVSLVYHQQDEQGEETP; encoded by the coding sequence ATGCAAACTAGCTGGCACGTCTGTGGCCTGGTCGTTCAGGCCCACCCGCAGCATATCGCGACCGTCAGCGCCGCCCTGAGCGAACTGGACGGTAGCGAAGTCGCCGTCAGCGATGCCGAACACGGCAAGCTGGTGGTTGTCATGGAGGCGGCACAAAGCGACGTGCTGCTTCGTCAAATTGAGTCGGCACGCAACATTGCAAACGTGCTGGCGGTGTCGCTGGTTTATCACCAGCAGGATGAGCAAGGTGAGGAAACACCATGA